In Drosophila busckii strain San Diego stock center, stock number 13000-0081.31 chromosome 3R, ASM1175060v1, whole genome shotgun sequence, the sequence AGGAGCCGAGCTCACTGTAGCCCAGGCCAAAGCGTCCGCCCACTTGCGAGACATTTTGCTGCACCGTTACGTTAATCTCATTGCGTGCACGTAAATCGTTTTTGATAACATTATGTATCTCATTGGTCAGCTTTATAATATTGGTGGTGTTCAGCGCGGTCTGTGCCGGCGGCACAAAGCTCGTATCGTTGATGCCCTGCACCAGCAGTGGCTGATCCCTCAGCTCGGGGCACAGTGGACACTCCAGCTCACACTTCTCGCTATCCGCTGTACCCTGACAGACCTCAAAGCATTGGTCGCGATTCTTGTGGCATTCTTCGAAGTCGCGCAACGTTGGTTGCTCATAGTTTTGCAGCTGTGTATGCAGCACTATTTTATCCTTAGTGGTATCATTGGCCTCGCCCCtagccagcggcagcaaagccagcagcaataacGCAACGATCGCGGGCAGCTATAGTTGGCAGATAAGATAAGAGGCGGAATGTTAAGTGTAATTGCCAGCCAATAATTTTGTCAATAGCCTATTTCCAGCGACAATTTAGTCAACTCTTTGGTATGTTGCCCCAAAGCTGAACTCACCTTCATTTGCGTCAGCTTGGCAAACAATTCGTTGCGCTCCAACTAGATATAAAGATTCGCTATTCCTCGGAAGCACCGCTCAACGGTCTGCTAGTGTGTAAATTCTTCAATATACTGGAGGCAGACAAGTGCCCGTTGGAAAAGCATAAGTATATTGATTAGATAACGTATCTGTTTATGAGTTTGATAGCGCAAAGCTTTTACTCAACAGAAAATCAATAtagcaaaagttgcaaaatgTATTCGAAATTGCAATATGCTTTAGTATGTGTCAAATCGATTTGTCGATACTCTGCCAAGAAAGTAGTTTGCTTGAAGTTATGGCTCAGTAGATTAAACAACTTATCTaaacaagttttatttacagcatttcaatataaatataacttgtGTAAATTGTCCGTACTTAgttgtaaaacaaaattttaatccTTGGGCTCTGAAGAGCTAACAGGCCAACCGTCCTCTGGACAGCAGCCCACAGAGCCGACTGCTTGGGTTTGACAGAACTGAGCTTGAGCATAATAGGCGCAATAGGGACTGCTGCAGGCAGAATTGTAGCAATATGGAGAACAGGACATCAGAGCACCCGCAGCACAGCCGCTGCAGTCGTAGCTAGAATTGTTTATGCCTAAAGAAAGAAAAGTAAATTAGTATATGCTTGAAATTacatattgttaatttaattaccagTGACTACATTGTTAGGAGGCGGTGGCATAACAAGCATTTGAGCGTTGTTGTAGCTCCAGGTAGTCACAGTCGCTGGTATTAGCATAACTTTGGGAGCGCTGCAAAAGTCACCGCATTGGTTTTGCTTCCGATTGAAGCACTGCCAGCGAGAGCTTTGCGCATCGTAGCGACAGGTGCGTGGTCCAAGCACAGTGCAACATTTGGCTGccggctctgctgctgcttcttcacTTTCATCTTCGTATTCAGACTCAGCTGGCGTTAATGAAATGGATGCATTAATAACCAAGTTGTGAACATTGTTTAGCACCAGATTTGGTTCATTCTTATCGTTTACAACGGTGATTGTACGCTCGAGATGAATAGGCTCAATTTCAATGGGCGCTGGACGTGCACACTTTTGACCTGTCCAAATGGTGCCGGCAGGACACTGCAGTCTGGCGCAATGCTCATCTGAAAGCTCATACACGCCGCAATACACGAGATGACATTTGCCACCAACAAGAATTGTGCCTTTGGGACACTGAGTGATTGGTTCAGGGCGTGGTTCATTAGTTGTGGCGACTGTTGTAGGAGACATAGCTGTGGACTCTGTTGTTGCGCCTGGAGGAGTTGATTGCGGTACAAGTTCAGCATCTGGTTGACTAGTTTGAGTGTCAGTTGCAGTTTCAGGGGTTGACTGCGGCACTAAATTAGGATTCGGTGTAGTTTCAACTGAAGTTGCAGGAGTTGACTGGGGCACTAGATTAGGATAAGGAGTCACTGGTTGGTTTGGACAAGGATTCGGTGTAGTTGCAGTTAAAGTTGCAGGAGTTGACTGGGGCACTAAATTGGGATAAGGAGTCACAGGCTGGTTTGGACAAGGATTGGGTGTAGTTTCAGTTATAGTTGCAGGAGTTGACTGCGGCACTAAATTGGGATAAGGAGTCACTGGCTGGTTTGGACAAGGATTCGGTGTAGTTTCAGTTAAAGTTGCAGGAGTTGATTGCGGCACCAGATTAGGATAAGGAGTCACTGGTTGGTTTGGACAAGGATTGGGTGTAGTTTCAGTTATAGTTGCAGGAGTTGACTGCGGCACTAAATTGGGATAAGGAGTCACTGGCTGGTTTGGACAAGGATTCGGTGTAGTTTCAGTTAAAGTTGCAGGAGTTGATTGCGGCACCAGATTAGGATAAGGAGTCACTGGTTGGTTTGGGCAAGGATTCGGTGTAGTTACAGTCCCTGGTGGCGTTGTATCGGCTGGACAAGGATTTGGCTGCGGTATTACTATAGGATACTGCGACACTGGCTGGTTGGGGCAAGGAGTCGGCTGCGGCTGACATTGCTGGCCTGGATGGCACACAAAAGTTTGAGTTTGTGTTTGTGCTCCATTGACGAAAACATTCACAATGGTGCTACCACAGCCATAGAGCTGACCTGtaagaataataaatattaacggCAGgctataaaaagtaaaattaaacttaCCATTTGCACATTGAGTTACATTTTGAGGCACACACTGACCATTTGAGTATATGAAATTCGTTGGACATTGGGCGCTCCCCAGCTGGGCCACGCAAAACAGACAAAACAGCACTTGTATTTGGTATAACATAACGATTAGAACTAATACGAGCTACACATGTCGGAAGCGTCACATCTAATCACAACACATCAGAAGTCTTGAGACTCTCGCAAAAGGTTATCGGGGtgaattatgtttttgtcAT encodes:
- the LOC108601697 gene encoding leucine-rich repeat extensin-like protein 5, producing MLYQIQVLFCLFCVAQLGSAQCPTNFIYSNGQCVPQNVTQCANGQLYGCGSTIVNVFVNGAQTQTQTFVCHPGQQCQPQPTPCPNQPVSQYPIVIPQPNPCPADTTPPGTVTTPNPCPNQPVTPYPNLVPQSTPATLTETTPNPCPNQPVTPYPNLVPQSTPATITETTPNPCPNQPVTPYPNLVPQSTPATLTETTPNPCPNQPVTPYPNLVPQSTPATITETTPNPCPNQPVTPYPNLVPQSTPATLTATTPNPCPNQPVTPYPNLVPQSTPATSVETTPNPNLVPQSTPETATDTQTSQPDAELVPQSTPPGATTESTAMSPTTVATTNEPRPEPITQCPKGTILVGGKCHLVYCGVYELSDEHCARLQCPAGTIWTGQKCARPAPIEIEPIHLERTITVVNDKNEPNLVLNNVHNLVINASISLTPAESEYEDESEEAAAEPAAKCCTVLGPRTCRYDAQSSRWQCFNRKQNQCGDFCSAPKVMLIPATVTTWSYNNAQMLVMPPPPNNVVTGINNSSYDCSGCAAGALMSCSPYCYNSACSSPYCAYYAQAQFCQTQAVGSVGCCPEDGWPVSSSEPKD